In one Watersipora subatra chromosome 6, tzWatSuba1.1, whole genome shotgun sequence genomic region, the following are encoded:
- the LOC137398836 gene encoding E3 SUMO-protein ligase ZBED1-like → MKHSYGSTSSMRRHMQKIHPKQWLERQDVVGTVKNRQLNFKAARESAASKLKKFVHPSQSTIDDDESLSSQSTTTSLVVATTSQAAPILIDDDDDYSDLAAFQTPIIRKGAKPSSSGACEKAKRQRSILSSFPEPYGRNTAQHQKLTSAITHYICKDGVPAYAVEREGFKAMIAEFDGSRSAIPELYDNVYGTIKQEIATAQFYAATTDMWSSRTGAPYCWTRISCFGHRLNLAVVNALKGDKAIDKAISSCQKVATHFAHSHKKSRLLEAAQEELHLPKHHLLNECLTRWGSKFAMINRFLEQECAVRKVLSADKKHTHLIPTGEDLATLEAISSALEHLAPFTDMLSGEDAVTVSLVQPTVILFNKLLVPEDSDVALTRQIKSSILEYINKHHQHNADYWQLLSKCSFLDPRFKATHNESVTDIILRECEQLAPDVRETITLESATTSCTASAKRKSWGAYLNALTTPPALTTASVDRLSKEVSLYTSLPTVAEKDSDPLTWWSQHETSFPCLAKLAKKYLCIQALSVASERLFSTAGNIITARRNSLKPAKVNQLCFLSTNLASLSNK, encoded by the exons ATGAAGCATAGTTATGGCTCTACGAGTTCCATGAGAAGgcatatgcaaaaaattcatccTAAACAATGGCTTGAGAGGCAAGATGTTGTCGGTACCGTTAAAAACCGTCAATTAAACTTCAAAGCAGCTAGGGAATCTGCTGCCtccaaactaaaaaaatttgtgCATCCATCTCAGTCAACAATTGATGACGATGAAAGCCTTAGCAGCCAGTCAACGACAACATCATTGGTTGTTGCTACCACTTCACAAG CTGCACCTATTCTCATCGATGATGATGACGACTACTCAGACCTAGCTGCATTTCAAACTCCTATTATTCGCAAAGGAGCCAAACCTAGTTCTAGTGGGGCCTGTGAAAAAGCAAAAAGGCAGCGATCTATCTTATCATCATTTCCGGAACCCTACGGAAGAAACACCGCTCAACATCAGAAGCTGACTTCTGCAATAACTCACTATATTTGTAAAGATGGTGTTCCAGCATATGCTGTTGAAAGAGAAGGTTTCAAAGCAATGATTGCTGAGTTTGATGGAAG TCGCTCAGCCATCCCTGAGTTGTATGACAATGTGTATGGCACCATTAAGCAGGAGATTGCTACTGCTCAGTTTTATGCTGCTACTACGGACATGTGGAGCTCACGCACTGGGGCACCTTACT GTTGGACTAGAATATCATGTTTTGGTCACCGCCTTAACCTAGCAGTTGTAAATGCACTGAAGGGCGACAAGGCAATAGATAAAGCCATTTCAAGCTGTCAAAAGGTGGCGACCCACTTTGCCCACTCACATAAGAAGAGTCGTCTTCTAGAGGCTGCTCAAGAAGAACTTCATCTGCCAAAACATCATTTGCTAAACGAATGCCTTACGAGATGGGGCTCAAAGTTTGCGATGATCAATCGCTTTCTTGAGCAAGAGTGTGCTGTGAGGAAAGTGCTTTCAGCCGATAAAAAGCACACCCATTTAATACCAACAGGAGAGGATTTGGCTACCTTAGAAGCCATCAGCAGTGCTTTAGAACATTTGGCGCCTTTTACTGACATGTTATCAG GTGAAGACGCAGTCACAGTATCACTTGTTCAACCGACGGTCATACTGTTTAATAAACTTCTAGTGCCGGAAGATAGTGACGTTGCCTTGACTCGACAGATCAAGTCCTCCATCTTAGAGTACATCAACAAGCACCATCAGCACAATGCTGATTATTGGCAGCTGCTTTCAAAATGTAGCTTTTTAGATCCAAG atTCAAAGCTACCCACAATGAGAGTGTGACGGATATTATACTTCGCGAGTGTGAACAGCTGGCTCCAGATGTACGAGAAACAATCACACTAGAGTCTGCCACCACCAGCTGTACTGCTTCAGCAAAACGCAAAAGTTGGGGGGCGTATCTTAATGCTCTCACTACTCCGCCTGCTCTCACTACTGCCAGCGTTGACCGGCTTAGCAAAGAGGTTTCATTATATACAAGTCTACCGACAGTGGCTGAAAAAGACTCTGACCCTTTGACTTGGTGGAGCCAGCATGAAACTTCCTTTCCTTGCCTCGCAAAGCTTGCTAAGAAATATTTGTGCATTCAAGCTTTGAGTGTTGCTAGTGAAAGACTGTTTTCAACCGCTGGGAACATTATCACAGCTAGACGAAATAGCCTAAAGCCTGCCAAAGTGAATCAACTGTGTTTTTTATCCACAAATCTGGCATCTCTTTCAAACAAATAG